Part of the Streptomyces showdoensis genome is shown below.
CGTCGAATCCGTAGTCGCTGCGCGACCTGGGCCAGCTTGTCGGCGACGGGGTAGCGGCCGCCGGACTTCTGCGTGAAGTCGCGCACCCACTGGAGGCTGGCCGCCGTACGCGCGGTGGCGGTACAGAAGGACGGTGCCGTAGACACTTGACCCCGTTGCGGTGGGCCGCGTCGACGACGGTCGGGTTCGCGCGAGGATCAGACCCTCGCCGGCCGAAACGCCCAGACACCAGCTGGTCGACGTACGTGCCGTGCCCGAAGGCGAGT
Proteins encoded:
- a CDS encoding endo-beta-N-acetylglucosaminidase, coding for MSGRFGRRGSDPRANPTVVDAAHRNGVKCLRHRPSVPPPRVRRPASSGCATSRRSPAAATPSPTSWPRSRSDYGFDGWFVNQETAGGDAALATEVRNTMRYARSLGPVEFMWYDAMTESGSVSWQNA